The Flavobacterium piscisymbiosum genome includes a region encoding these proteins:
- a CDS encoding thiopeptide-type bacteriocin biosynthesis protein translates to MQRNFIIGDHWIYYKIYTGYTTSDRILSNIIRPIADYLIDNGIIDKWFYIRYNDPEYHLRIRLYCINKEDYSKIITLFHESLKNEMENNTIWNVELHSYKRELERYGFETINESEEIFFQDSTLITDFMKIAEGENMEETRWLFALAMIDRQLDSFLYSLSDKLKLMKELKENFYQEFNNSKLLRRQISEKYRNEKSKVFHFFENLSIENNDSSMNSILQVKAKNTEKTVAEILYLKQNGKLLVDFDSLISSYIHMSMNRLFRSSNRKHELICYEFLFNYYTTSLVLNKFNVPEKGINKVNLV, encoded by the coding sequence ATGCAAAGAAATTTTATTATTGGAGATCATTGGATCTATTATAAGATTTATACAGGGTATACAACTTCTGATAGAATATTAAGTAATATTATTAGACCTATTGCAGATTATTTAATTGATAATGGAATCATCGATAAGTGGTTTTACATTAGATATAATGATCCTGAATATCATTTAAGAATTAGATTATATTGTATTAATAAAGAGGATTACTCTAAAATTATAACCCTCTTTCATGAGAGTTTAAAAAATGAAATGGAAAATAATACAATATGGAACGTGGAGTTACATAGTTATAAAAGAGAGTTGGAACGTTATGGATTTGAAACTATCAATGAATCAGAAGAAATCTTTTTCCAGGACAGTACACTGATAACTGATTTTATGAAGATTGCTGAGGGAGAAAATATGGAAGAGACACGATGGCTTTTTGCTCTTGCAATGATTGATCGTCAATTAGATTCGTTTTTATACTCGCTGAGTGATAAACTTAAATTAATGAAAGAATTAAAAGAAAATTTTTATCAGGAATTTAATAACTCAAAATTACTTAGAAGGCAGATAAGTGAAAAATACCGAAATGAGAAAAGTAAAGTATTTCATTTCTTTGAAAATTTATCTATTGAGAATAATGATAGTAGTATGAATTCAATATTACAAGTCAAAGCAAAAAATACAGAAAAAACAGTTGCTGAAATTTTATATTTAAAGCAAAATGGTAAGCTTTTAGTTGATTTCGATTCTTTGATAAGCAGTTATATTCATATGTCTATGAATCGATTGTTTAGATCAAGCAATCGAAAACATGAATTAATTTGCTATGAATTTTTATTTAATTATTATACCACATCCTTAGTATTAAATAAATTTAATGTACCGGAAAAAGGAATTAATAAAGTTAATCTAGTATAA